One window of Myripristis murdjan chromosome 8, fMyrMur1.1, whole genome shotgun sequence genomic DNA carries:
- the hgs gene encoding hepatocyte growth factor-regulated tyrosine kinase substrate isoform X1 encodes MGKGGGTFERLLDKATSQLLLETDWESILQICDLIRQGDTQAKYAIGAIKKKLNDKNPHVALYGLEVLESVVKNCGQTVHDEVASKQTMEELKDLLKKQTEPNVRNKILYLIQAWAHAFRNEPKYKVVQDTYQIMKVEGHVFPEFKESDAMFAAERAPDWVDAEECHRCRVQFGVMTRKHHCRACGQIFCGKCSSKYSTIPKFGIEKEVRVCEPCFELLNNHPSLSPPPRKAEGKSSSAGPAELPPEYLTSPLSQQSQMPPKRDEAALQEEEELQLAIALSQSEAEEKERMRQKNSYSVYPKAEPTPVTSSAPPVSTLYSSPVNSSAPSAEDVDPELARYLNRTYWEKKQEEARKSPTPSAPAPVSLAEPLPSITQPVESHVPVQPVNIVEQPYQNGESEENHEQFLKALQNAVTTFLNRMKSNHMRGRSITNDSAVLSLFQSINNMHPQLLDILNQLDERRLYYEGLQDKLAQVRDARAALNALRDEHREKLRRAAEEAERQRQIQLAQKLEIMRQKKQEYLEMQRQLAIQRLQEQEKERQMRLEQQKHTIQMRAQMPAFSLPYAQMQSLPPNVAGGVVYQPGAPPSYPGTFSPAGSVEGSPMHNVYMNQPGQTAPGQYQAMPVSATDPNMVNAYMYQTAGTNGQQPPPPGQAPPTTSPAYSNYQPTPTQGYQNVVTQAQSMPPMSQAAPTNGMGYMGYQPYNMQNMMSALPGQDPNMPPQQPYMPGQQPMYQQMAPPGGPQQQAQQQPPQAAPGSVEAQLISFD; translated from the exons ATGGGAAAAGGTGGCGGTACATTCGAGAGGCTTTTGG ATAAAGCTACCAGTCAGCTGCTCCTGGAAACAGACTGGGAATCCATCTTACAGATCTGTGATCTCATTCGACAAGGAGACACACA AGCCAAATATGCTATTGGGGCCATTAAGAAAAAGTTGAATGACAAAAATCCACATGTGGCCCTTTATGGTCTTGAG GTCCTGGAGTCGGTAGTGAAAAACTGTGGCCAAACGGTCCACGATGAGGTGGCCAGTAAACAAACAATGGAGGAACTGAAGGATCTGCTCAAG AAGCAGACGGAGCCTAACGTCAGAAATAAGATTTTGTACCTGATTCAGGCCTGGGCCCACGCTTTCCGCAACGAGCCCAAGTACAAGGTGGTTCAAGACACTTACCAAATAATGAAGGTGGAGG GTCATGTGTTCCCTGAGTTTAAGGAGAGTGATGCGATGTTTGCAGCTGAGAGA GCTCCAGACTGGGTTGATGCTGAGGAGTGCCACCGGTGCAGAGTTCAGTTTGGTGTTATGACAAGAAAG CACCATTGCCGAGCCTGCGGCCAGATTTTCTGTGGCAAGTGCTCGTCTAAGTACTCCACCATTCCAAAGTTTGGCATTGAGAAGGAAGTGCGTGTCTGTGAGCCCTGCTTTGAGCTACTAAACAA ccacccctccctctctcccccaccTAGGAAAGCCGAGGGGAAGTCCTCATCTGCAGGCCCTGCCGAGCTGCCTCCGGAGTACCTGACCAGCCCGCTCTCCCAGCAGTCTCAG ATGCCTCCCAAGAGAGATGAGGCTgcactgcaggaggaggaggagctacAGCTGGCCATCGCCCTGTCCCAAAGTGAGgctgaggagaaggagaggatg AGGCAGAAGAACTCATATTCAGTGTATCCCAAAGCGGAGCCCACTCCAGTGACTTCTTCAGCACCACCAGTCAGCACCCTATACTCTTCCCCTGTG AACTCTTCTGCTCCATCAGCTGAAGATGTGGACCCAGAG CTGGCCCGTTACCTGAACAGAACATACtgggagaaaaaacaggaagaggctCGCAAGAGTCCCACCCCCTCTGCCCCTGCCCCAGTGTCATTGGCTGAGCCCCTGCCATCGATCACTCAGCCTGTGGAGAGCCACGTTCCTGTCCAGCCAGTTAACATCGTGGAG CAACCATACCAGAACGGGGAGTCAGAGGAGAACCATGAGCAGTTCCTGAAGGCTCTCCAGAACGCAGTCACCACCTTCCTCAATCGCATGAAGAGCAACCACATGCGTGGGCGCAGCATCACCAATGACAGTGCCGTGCTCTCCCTCTTCCAGTCCATTAACAACATGCATCCACAGCTGCTGGACATCCTCAACCAGCTGGATGAGAGGAGAT TGTACTATGAGGGGCTGCAGGACAAGTTGGCTCAGGTGCGTGATGCTCGGGCAGCCCTAAACGCCCTTCGCGACGAACACAGGGAGAAACTTCGCCGTGCTGCGgaagaagcagagagacagaggcagatcCAGTTGGCACAAAAACTGGAGATCATGAGGCAGAAGAAACAG GAGTACTTGGAGATGCAGAGACAGCTGGCCATCCAGCGCCTGCAGgagcaagagaaggagagacagatgcgcctggagcagcagaaacacacaattCAGATGAGGGCCCAAATGCCTGCTTTCTCTCTGCCCTATGCTCAG ATGCAGTCTTTGCCCCCCAACGTGGCAGGAGGGGTGGTGTACCAGCCCGGTGCTCCGCCCAGCTACCCAGGCACCTTTAGCCCCGCCGGCTCTGTGGAGGGCTCGCCTATGCACAACGTCTATATGAACCAGCCGGGGCAGACTGCACCTGGGCAGTACCAGGCAATGCCCGTCTCTGCCACAG ATCCCAATATGGTTAATGCATACATGTACCAGACTGCAGGCACCAATGGGCAGCAGCCTCCACCTCCCGGCCAGGCCCCTCCCACCACTAGTCCAGCCTACTCCAACTACCAGCCCACACCCACACAGGGCTACCAG AATGTGGTCACCCAGGCCCAGAGTATGCCCCCCATGTCCCAGGCAGCCCCCACTAACGGTATGGGCTACATGGGCTACCAGCCCTACAACATGCAGAACATGATGTCAGCATTGCCCGGACAGGACCCCAACATGCCCCCCCAACAGCCCTACATGCCGGGCCAGCAGCCCATGTACCAGCAG ATGGCTCCCCCTGGTGGCCCACAGCAGCAGGCACAGCAGCAGCCCCCTCAGGCCGCCCCAGGCAGCGTGGAGGCACAGCTCATCTCCTTTGACTGA
- the LOC115363631 gene encoding methyltransferase-like 26 B, producing MQVSPLAERNWAGLCSVLEDVLEDQSHRELFAVELGSGTGQHVIHFSQKIPFITWQPSDIKEEARDSIKAYIMATKAKTVLQPVHLDASEPWEKWAGLPRNSCDVVIAINLLQYSSFKTAEGVFNGSGQILKQSGLLLIYGVFAINGTITPSCNEDLDAELRNMNPEWGLPDIDVLRQLAYGNGLRMERMIEMEEYNKLLIFRKL from the exons ATGCAGGTGTCTCCTCTTGCAGAGAGGAACTGGGCGGGCCTGTGCTCGGTGCTGGAGGATGTGCTGGAGGACCAGTCCCACAGGGAGCTGTTTGCTGTAGAGCTGGGCTCGGGCACAGGGCAGCATGTCATACACTTTTCCCAGAAGATCCCTTTCATCACCTGGCAGCCATCAGACATCAAAGAGGAGGCTCGAGACAG TATAAAGGCCTACATTATGGCCACTAAGGCAAAGACGGTGCTGCAGCCGGTTCACCTGGATGCCAGCGAGCCCTGGGAGAAATGGGCAGGCCTTCCTCGCAACTCCTGTGATGTTGTTATCGCCATTAACCTCCTGCAGTACAGCTCCTTCAAGACAGCAGAG GGTGTTTTTAATGGATCAGGTCAGATCCTCAAACAAAGTGGCCTTTTACTAATATATGGG GTGTTTGCCATCAACGGCACCATTACACCAAGTTGTAATGAAGACCTGGATGCAGAGCTGAGAAACAT GAATCCAGAGTGGGGCCTTCCGGACATAGATGTACTTAGACAGCTGGCTTATGGGAACGGCCTGCGGATGGAGAGGATG ATCGAGATGGAAGAATATAACAAATTGCTAATCTTCAGGAAACTTTAA
- the hgs gene encoding hepatocyte growth factor-regulated tyrosine kinase substrate isoform X3, producing the protein MGKGGGTFERLLDKATSQLLLETDWESILQICDLIRQGDTQAKYAIGAIKKKLNDKNPHVALYGLEVLESVVKNCGQTVHDEVASKQTMEELKDLLKTEPNVRNKILYLIQAWAHAFRNEPKYKVVQDTYQIMKVEGHVFPEFKESDAMFAAERAPDWVDAEECHRCRVQFGVMTRKHHCRACGQIFCGKCSSKYSTIPKFGIEKEVRVCEPCFELLNNHPSLSPPPRKAEGKSSSAGPAELPPEYLTSPLSQQSQMPPKRDEAALQEEEELQLAIALSQSEAEEKERMRQKNSYSVYPKAEPTPVTSSAPPVSTLYSSPVNSSAPSAEDVDPELARYLNRTYWEKKQEEARKSPTPSAPAPVSLAEPLPSITQPVESHVPVQPVNIVEQPYQNGESEENHEQFLKALQNAVTTFLNRMKSNHMRGRSITNDSAVLSLFQSINNMHPQLLDILNQLDERRLYYEGLQDKLAQVRDARAALNALRDEHREKLRRAAEEAERQRQIQLAQKLEIMRQKKQEYLEMQRQLAIQRLQEQEKERQMRLEQQKHTIQMRAQMPAFSLPYAQMQSLPPNVAGGVVYQPGAPPSYPGTFSPAGSVEGSPMHNVYMNQPGQTAPGQYQAMPVSATDPNMVNAYMYQTAGTNGQQPPPPGQAPPTTSPAYSNYQPTPTQGYQNVVTQAQSMPPMSQAAPTNGMGYMGYQPYNMQNMMSALPGQDPNMPPQQPYMPGQQPMYQQMAPPGGPQQQAQQQPPQAAPGSVEAQLISFD; encoded by the exons ATGGGAAAAGGTGGCGGTACATTCGAGAGGCTTTTGG ATAAAGCTACCAGTCAGCTGCTCCTGGAAACAGACTGGGAATCCATCTTACAGATCTGTGATCTCATTCGACAAGGAGACACACA AGCCAAATATGCTATTGGGGCCATTAAGAAAAAGTTGAATGACAAAAATCCACATGTGGCCCTTTATGGTCTTGAG GTCCTGGAGTCGGTAGTGAAAAACTGTGGCCAAACGGTCCACGATGAGGTGGCCAGTAAACAAACAATGGAGGAACTGAAGGATCTGCTCAAG ACGGAGCCTAACGTCAGAAATAAGATTTTGTACCTGATTCAGGCCTGGGCCCACGCTTTCCGCAACGAGCCCAAGTACAAGGTGGTTCAAGACACTTACCAAATAATGAAGGTGGAGG GTCATGTGTTCCCTGAGTTTAAGGAGAGTGATGCGATGTTTGCAGCTGAGAGA GCTCCAGACTGGGTTGATGCTGAGGAGTGCCACCGGTGCAGAGTTCAGTTTGGTGTTATGACAAGAAAG CACCATTGCCGAGCCTGCGGCCAGATTTTCTGTGGCAAGTGCTCGTCTAAGTACTCCACCATTCCAAAGTTTGGCATTGAGAAGGAAGTGCGTGTCTGTGAGCCCTGCTTTGAGCTACTAAACAA ccacccctccctctctcccccaccTAGGAAAGCCGAGGGGAAGTCCTCATCTGCAGGCCCTGCCGAGCTGCCTCCGGAGTACCTGACCAGCCCGCTCTCCCAGCAGTCTCAG ATGCCTCCCAAGAGAGATGAGGCTgcactgcaggaggaggaggagctacAGCTGGCCATCGCCCTGTCCCAAAGTGAGgctgaggagaaggagaggatg AGGCAGAAGAACTCATATTCAGTGTATCCCAAAGCGGAGCCCACTCCAGTGACTTCTTCAGCACCACCAGTCAGCACCCTATACTCTTCCCCTGTG AACTCTTCTGCTCCATCAGCTGAAGATGTGGACCCAGAG CTGGCCCGTTACCTGAACAGAACATACtgggagaaaaaacaggaagaggctCGCAAGAGTCCCACCCCCTCTGCCCCTGCCCCAGTGTCATTGGCTGAGCCCCTGCCATCGATCACTCAGCCTGTGGAGAGCCACGTTCCTGTCCAGCCAGTTAACATCGTGGAG CAACCATACCAGAACGGGGAGTCAGAGGAGAACCATGAGCAGTTCCTGAAGGCTCTCCAGAACGCAGTCACCACCTTCCTCAATCGCATGAAGAGCAACCACATGCGTGGGCGCAGCATCACCAATGACAGTGCCGTGCTCTCCCTCTTCCAGTCCATTAACAACATGCATCCACAGCTGCTGGACATCCTCAACCAGCTGGATGAGAGGAGAT TGTACTATGAGGGGCTGCAGGACAAGTTGGCTCAGGTGCGTGATGCTCGGGCAGCCCTAAACGCCCTTCGCGACGAACACAGGGAGAAACTTCGCCGTGCTGCGgaagaagcagagagacagaggcagatcCAGTTGGCACAAAAACTGGAGATCATGAGGCAGAAGAAACAG GAGTACTTGGAGATGCAGAGACAGCTGGCCATCCAGCGCCTGCAGgagcaagagaaggagagacagatgcgcctggagcagcagaaacacacaattCAGATGAGGGCCCAAATGCCTGCTTTCTCTCTGCCCTATGCTCAG ATGCAGTCTTTGCCCCCCAACGTGGCAGGAGGGGTGGTGTACCAGCCCGGTGCTCCGCCCAGCTACCCAGGCACCTTTAGCCCCGCCGGCTCTGTGGAGGGCTCGCCTATGCACAACGTCTATATGAACCAGCCGGGGCAGACTGCACCTGGGCAGTACCAGGCAATGCCCGTCTCTGCCACAG ATCCCAATATGGTTAATGCATACATGTACCAGACTGCAGGCACCAATGGGCAGCAGCCTCCACCTCCCGGCCAGGCCCCTCCCACCACTAGTCCAGCCTACTCCAACTACCAGCCCACACCCACACAGGGCTACCAG AATGTGGTCACCCAGGCCCAGAGTATGCCCCCCATGTCCCAGGCAGCCCCCACTAACGGTATGGGCTACATGGGCTACCAGCCCTACAACATGCAGAACATGATGTCAGCATTGCCCGGACAGGACCCCAACATGCCCCCCCAACAGCCCTACATGCCGGGCCAGCAGCCCATGTACCAGCAG ATGGCTCCCCCTGGTGGCCCACAGCAGCAGGCACAGCAGCAGCCCCCTCAGGCCGCCCCAGGCAGCGTGGAGGCACAGCTCATCTCCTTTGACTGA
- the hgs gene encoding hepatocyte growth factor-regulated tyrosine kinase substrate isoform X4: protein MGKGGGTFERLLDKATSQLLLETDWESILQICDLIRQGDTQAKYAIGAIKKKLNDKNPHVALYGLEVLESVVKNCGQTVHDEVASKQTMEELKDLLKKQTEPNVRNKILYLIQAWAHAFRNEPKYKVVQDTYQIMKVEGHVFPEFKESDAMFAAERAPDWVDAEECHRCRVQFGVMTRKHHCRACGQIFCGKCSSKYSTIPKFGIEKEVRVCEPCFELLNKKAEGKSSSAGPAELPPEYLTSPLSQQSQMPPKRDEAALQEEEELQLAIALSQSEAEEKERMRQKNSYSVYPKAEPTPVTSSAPPVSTLYSSPVNSSAPSAEDVDPELARYLNRTYWEKKQEEARKSPTPSAPAPVSLAEPLPSITQPVESHVPVQPVNIVEQPYQNGESEENHEQFLKALQNAVTTFLNRMKSNHMRGRSITNDSAVLSLFQSINNMHPQLLDILNQLDERRLYYEGLQDKLAQVRDARAALNALRDEHREKLRRAAEEAERQRQIQLAQKLEIMRQKKQEYLEMQRQLAIQRLQEQEKERQMRLEQQKHTIQMRAQMPAFSLPYAQMQSLPPNVAGGVVYQPGAPPSYPGTFSPAGSVEGSPMHNVYMNQPGQTAPGQYQAMPVSATDPNMVNAYMYQTAGTNGQQPPPPGQAPPTTSPAYSNYQPTPTQGYQNVVTQAQSMPPMSQAAPTNGMGYMGYQPYNMQNMMSALPGQDPNMPPQQPYMPGQQPMYQQMAPPGGPQQQAQQQPPQAAPGSVEAQLISFD from the exons ATGGGAAAAGGTGGCGGTACATTCGAGAGGCTTTTGG ATAAAGCTACCAGTCAGCTGCTCCTGGAAACAGACTGGGAATCCATCTTACAGATCTGTGATCTCATTCGACAAGGAGACACACA AGCCAAATATGCTATTGGGGCCATTAAGAAAAAGTTGAATGACAAAAATCCACATGTGGCCCTTTATGGTCTTGAG GTCCTGGAGTCGGTAGTGAAAAACTGTGGCCAAACGGTCCACGATGAGGTGGCCAGTAAACAAACAATGGAGGAACTGAAGGATCTGCTCAAG AAGCAGACGGAGCCTAACGTCAGAAATAAGATTTTGTACCTGATTCAGGCCTGGGCCCACGCTTTCCGCAACGAGCCCAAGTACAAGGTGGTTCAAGACACTTACCAAATAATGAAGGTGGAGG GTCATGTGTTCCCTGAGTTTAAGGAGAGTGATGCGATGTTTGCAGCTGAGAGA GCTCCAGACTGGGTTGATGCTGAGGAGTGCCACCGGTGCAGAGTTCAGTTTGGTGTTATGACAAGAAAG CACCATTGCCGAGCCTGCGGCCAGATTTTCTGTGGCAAGTGCTCGTCTAAGTACTCCACCATTCCAAAGTTTGGCATTGAGAAGGAAGTGCGTGTCTGTGAGCCCTGCTTTGAGCTACTAAACAA GAAAGCCGAGGGGAAGTCCTCATCTGCAGGCCCTGCCGAGCTGCCTCCGGAGTACCTGACCAGCCCGCTCTCCCAGCAGTCTCAG ATGCCTCCCAAGAGAGATGAGGCTgcactgcaggaggaggaggagctacAGCTGGCCATCGCCCTGTCCCAAAGTGAGgctgaggagaaggagaggatg AGGCAGAAGAACTCATATTCAGTGTATCCCAAAGCGGAGCCCACTCCAGTGACTTCTTCAGCACCACCAGTCAGCACCCTATACTCTTCCCCTGTG AACTCTTCTGCTCCATCAGCTGAAGATGTGGACCCAGAG CTGGCCCGTTACCTGAACAGAACATACtgggagaaaaaacaggaagaggctCGCAAGAGTCCCACCCCCTCTGCCCCTGCCCCAGTGTCATTGGCTGAGCCCCTGCCATCGATCACTCAGCCTGTGGAGAGCCACGTTCCTGTCCAGCCAGTTAACATCGTGGAG CAACCATACCAGAACGGGGAGTCAGAGGAGAACCATGAGCAGTTCCTGAAGGCTCTCCAGAACGCAGTCACCACCTTCCTCAATCGCATGAAGAGCAACCACATGCGTGGGCGCAGCATCACCAATGACAGTGCCGTGCTCTCCCTCTTCCAGTCCATTAACAACATGCATCCACAGCTGCTGGACATCCTCAACCAGCTGGATGAGAGGAGAT TGTACTATGAGGGGCTGCAGGACAAGTTGGCTCAGGTGCGTGATGCTCGGGCAGCCCTAAACGCCCTTCGCGACGAACACAGGGAGAAACTTCGCCGTGCTGCGgaagaagcagagagacagaggcagatcCAGTTGGCACAAAAACTGGAGATCATGAGGCAGAAGAAACAG GAGTACTTGGAGATGCAGAGACAGCTGGCCATCCAGCGCCTGCAGgagcaagagaaggagagacagatgcgcctggagcagcagaaacacacaattCAGATGAGGGCCCAAATGCCTGCTTTCTCTCTGCCCTATGCTCAG ATGCAGTCTTTGCCCCCCAACGTGGCAGGAGGGGTGGTGTACCAGCCCGGTGCTCCGCCCAGCTACCCAGGCACCTTTAGCCCCGCCGGCTCTGTGGAGGGCTCGCCTATGCACAACGTCTATATGAACCAGCCGGGGCAGACTGCACCTGGGCAGTACCAGGCAATGCCCGTCTCTGCCACAG ATCCCAATATGGTTAATGCATACATGTACCAGACTGCAGGCACCAATGGGCAGCAGCCTCCACCTCCCGGCCAGGCCCCTCCCACCACTAGTCCAGCCTACTCCAACTACCAGCCCACACCCACACAGGGCTACCAG AATGTGGTCACCCAGGCCCAGAGTATGCCCCCCATGTCCCAGGCAGCCCCCACTAACGGTATGGGCTACATGGGCTACCAGCCCTACAACATGCAGAACATGATGTCAGCATTGCCCGGACAGGACCCCAACATGCCCCCCCAACAGCCCTACATGCCGGGCCAGCAGCCCATGTACCAGCAG ATGGCTCCCCCTGGTGGCCCACAGCAGCAGGCACAGCAGCAGCCCCCTCAGGCCGCCCCAGGCAGCGTGGAGGCACAGCTCATCTCCTTTGACTGA
- the hgs gene encoding hepatocyte growth factor-regulated tyrosine kinase substrate isoform X2, whose amino-acid sequence MGKGGGTFERLLDKATSQLLLETDWESILQICDLIRQGDTQAKYAIGAIKKKLNDKNPHVALYGLEVLESVVKNCGQTVHDEVASKQTMEELKDLLKQTEPNVRNKILYLIQAWAHAFRNEPKYKVVQDTYQIMKVEGHVFPEFKESDAMFAAERAPDWVDAEECHRCRVQFGVMTRKHHCRACGQIFCGKCSSKYSTIPKFGIEKEVRVCEPCFELLNNHPSLSPPPRKAEGKSSSAGPAELPPEYLTSPLSQQSQMPPKRDEAALQEEEELQLAIALSQSEAEEKERMRQKNSYSVYPKAEPTPVTSSAPPVSTLYSSPVNSSAPSAEDVDPELARYLNRTYWEKKQEEARKSPTPSAPAPVSLAEPLPSITQPVESHVPVQPVNIVEQPYQNGESEENHEQFLKALQNAVTTFLNRMKSNHMRGRSITNDSAVLSLFQSINNMHPQLLDILNQLDERRLYYEGLQDKLAQVRDARAALNALRDEHREKLRRAAEEAERQRQIQLAQKLEIMRQKKQEYLEMQRQLAIQRLQEQEKERQMRLEQQKHTIQMRAQMPAFSLPYAQMQSLPPNVAGGVVYQPGAPPSYPGTFSPAGSVEGSPMHNVYMNQPGQTAPGQYQAMPVSATDPNMVNAYMYQTAGTNGQQPPPPGQAPPTTSPAYSNYQPTPTQGYQNVVTQAQSMPPMSQAAPTNGMGYMGYQPYNMQNMMSALPGQDPNMPPQQPYMPGQQPMYQQMAPPGGPQQQAQQQPPQAAPGSVEAQLISFD is encoded by the exons ATGGGAAAAGGTGGCGGTACATTCGAGAGGCTTTTGG ATAAAGCTACCAGTCAGCTGCTCCTGGAAACAGACTGGGAATCCATCTTACAGATCTGTGATCTCATTCGACAAGGAGACACACA AGCCAAATATGCTATTGGGGCCATTAAGAAAAAGTTGAATGACAAAAATCCACATGTGGCCCTTTATGGTCTTGAG GTCCTGGAGTCGGTAGTGAAAAACTGTGGCCAAACGGTCCACGATGAGGTGGCCAGTAAACAAACAATGGAGGAACTGAAGGATCTGCTCAAG CAGACGGAGCCTAACGTCAGAAATAAGATTTTGTACCTGATTCAGGCCTGGGCCCACGCTTTCCGCAACGAGCCCAAGTACAAGGTGGTTCAAGACACTTACCAAATAATGAAGGTGGAGG GTCATGTGTTCCCTGAGTTTAAGGAGAGTGATGCGATGTTTGCAGCTGAGAGA GCTCCAGACTGGGTTGATGCTGAGGAGTGCCACCGGTGCAGAGTTCAGTTTGGTGTTATGACAAGAAAG CACCATTGCCGAGCCTGCGGCCAGATTTTCTGTGGCAAGTGCTCGTCTAAGTACTCCACCATTCCAAAGTTTGGCATTGAGAAGGAAGTGCGTGTCTGTGAGCCCTGCTTTGAGCTACTAAACAA ccacccctccctctctcccccaccTAGGAAAGCCGAGGGGAAGTCCTCATCTGCAGGCCCTGCCGAGCTGCCTCCGGAGTACCTGACCAGCCCGCTCTCCCAGCAGTCTCAG ATGCCTCCCAAGAGAGATGAGGCTgcactgcaggaggaggaggagctacAGCTGGCCATCGCCCTGTCCCAAAGTGAGgctgaggagaaggagaggatg AGGCAGAAGAACTCATATTCAGTGTATCCCAAAGCGGAGCCCACTCCAGTGACTTCTTCAGCACCACCAGTCAGCACCCTATACTCTTCCCCTGTG AACTCTTCTGCTCCATCAGCTGAAGATGTGGACCCAGAG CTGGCCCGTTACCTGAACAGAACATACtgggagaaaaaacaggaagaggctCGCAAGAGTCCCACCCCCTCTGCCCCTGCCCCAGTGTCATTGGCTGAGCCCCTGCCATCGATCACTCAGCCTGTGGAGAGCCACGTTCCTGTCCAGCCAGTTAACATCGTGGAG CAACCATACCAGAACGGGGAGTCAGAGGAGAACCATGAGCAGTTCCTGAAGGCTCTCCAGAACGCAGTCACCACCTTCCTCAATCGCATGAAGAGCAACCACATGCGTGGGCGCAGCATCACCAATGACAGTGCCGTGCTCTCCCTCTTCCAGTCCATTAACAACATGCATCCACAGCTGCTGGACATCCTCAACCAGCTGGATGAGAGGAGAT TGTACTATGAGGGGCTGCAGGACAAGTTGGCTCAGGTGCGTGATGCTCGGGCAGCCCTAAACGCCCTTCGCGACGAACACAGGGAGAAACTTCGCCGTGCTGCGgaagaagcagagagacagaggcagatcCAGTTGGCACAAAAACTGGAGATCATGAGGCAGAAGAAACAG GAGTACTTGGAGATGCAGAGACAGCTGGCCATCCAGCGCCTGCAGgagcaagagaaggagagacagatgcgcctggagcagcagaaacacacaattCAGATGAGGGCCCAAATGCCTGCTTTCTCTCTGCCCTATGCTCAG ATGCAGTCTTTGCCCCCCAACGTGGCAGGAGGGGTGGTGTACCAGCCCGGTGCTCCGCCCAGCTACCCAGGCACCTTTAGCCCCGCCGGCTCTGTGGAGGGCTCGCCTATGCACAACGTCTATATGAACCAGCCGGGGCAGACTGCACCTGGGCAGTACCAGGCAATGCCCGTCTCTGCCACAG ATCCCAATATGGTTAATGCATACATGTACCAGACTGCAGGCACCAATGGGCAGCAGCCTCCACCTCCCGGCCAGGCCCCTCCCACCACTAGTCCAGCCTACTCCAACTACCAGCCCACACCCACACAGGGCTACCAG AATGTGGTCACCCAGGCCCAGAGTATGCCCCCCATGTCCCAGGCAGCCCCCACTAACGGTATGGGCTACATGGGCTACCAGCCCTACAACATGCAGAACATGATGTCAGCATTGCCCGGACAGGACCCCAACATGCCCCCCCAACAGCCCTACATGCCGGGCCAGCAGCCCATGTACCAGCAG ATGGCTCCCCCTGGTGGCCCACAGCAGCAGGCACAGCAGCAGCCCCCTCAGGCCGCCCCAGGCAGCGTGGAGGCACAGCTCATCTCCTTTGACTGA
- the mrpl12 gene encoding large ribosomal subunit protein bL12m, which produces MYCTRLCIRTALRVAASTHRQELRRQTPALCALRLLQTSPASHSDAIATPPLDGAPKQYSPKIQQLVNDIASLTLIEVSDLNELLKKTLNIQDVGMMPMGAMAAAAAPTPQATEEEEAPVKKEKTHFTVKLTELKAAEKVKLIKEVKNCMQGLNLVQAKKLVESLPQEIRANVAKEEAEKLKAALEAAGGTVVLE; this is translated from the exons ATGTATTGCACCAGGCTCTGCATCCGGACCGCCCTGCGGGTCGCAGCCAGCACACACCG GCAAGAACTTCGGCGGCAGACGCCAGCCCTGTGCGCCCTCAGGCTTCTACAGACCAGTCCAGCCAGCCACTCGGATGCCATCGCCACCCCTCCACTAGACGGAGCGCCCAAACAGTACTCCCCCAAAATTCAGCAGCTCGTCAATGACATAGCCAGCCTCACCTTAATAGAGGTGTCCGATCTCAATGAGCTCCTTAAG AAAACTCTTAATATTCAAGATGTTGGAATGATGCCTATGGGGGCGatggctgcagcagctgcacccACACCTCAG GccacagaagaggaggaggcaccAGTCAAGAAAGAGAAGACTCATTTCACAGTAAAACTAACAGAACTGAAGGCAGCCGAGAAAGTCAAACTTATAAAAGAAGTGAAGAACTGCATGCAGGGCTTGAATCTTGTGCAG GCGAAGAAACTGGTGGAGTCCCTTCCACAGGAGATCCGGGCAAATGTGGCCaaagaagaggcagagaaactGAAAGCAGCTCTGGAGGCTGCAGGTGGCACCGTGGTGCTCGAGTAG